Within Mongoliitalea daihaiensis, the genomic segment TCTCCTAACTTTTGATAATTTTCTGCTATGAGGATAAAGCTTCTTCCAAACCAATAATCATAGGAAGAAAACGCATTGGAATAGTCGAAGATAAGCTCGTTGGAGGCAGCGTGTTGGCCATCTTTTGATTTTCCCTCCGCCCACAAAAACAAGCCTTCTGCTCCATGTATCGTTTTATATTCCTTAACTAAGTTTTCGAAAACGCCTTCAGCCTGCCCTTTCTTATTGGTTTTAAGAAGAGCTTTCGCTTTAAGTAACAAGGCCTGCGGGATTGCATCAGGTACCACAGCGCCTAGGTTGATGATTCTATCGGCAACTTCTAGGGTCTCATCCATACGGTTCAGGAGGTAGTAAGCTTCCATCATCCCTTTCAATGATTCATATTCTTCTACTTGATTCCTTGCATTGGATAACGATTCTCTGTAGAAAGGAAGAGCTTTTTCAACTTGACCGTTTTCCATTTCCAAACTTGCAATCCGTTGGATAGCTCGGATACGTTGGGGGGAAGCCTGCTCCTTTTCTAAACGATAAAAGGTTTCTAAAGCATCGTTCTTCCGTCCCAACTTCATTTGAGCGTCTCCAATAAAAAACAAAGCCTCTGGTTTGTTGGAGGATTGTGGGTAATTTCTCAAATACATGTTGAAAGCAGTGATAGCTTGTTCCGAATCATTTGAAAAATACAGGTTTTTCGCCGCTTCATACTCTAAACTTTGCACACTTTTGTTATCTGGATTAGCAGAACGGTACTTACTCAAATACTGACTGAATTCTCCTGATCTATTTTGCATAGCAAGCGTTTCCTGCAAGCCCACCAAGGCTGCTTCTGCATTGGAAGCATTTGGGTGATTATCCAGAATGCGCTTGTAATCTTCAATAGTGGCATTAAAATTCTGCATAGAGAAATTGGCAATTGCTCTTCCTTCCAATGCAAAAGGAATAAAGGGACTACTTGGTCGGGTACCAATCAATCGTGTGAATCCATCGCTCGCTTCTGCATAATTTGTCATTTCCATTAAAATCTGCGATTTCTGATAAATTGCATCTTCGAGATATAAGCTATTTGAAAAATTATTGATGAGTGTGGTCAATTCAACGATAGCCTCATTGTTTCGATTTTGAAAATTAAATACAACTCCACTTCGGAAATACGCATAATCAATGAAGTCATTTTGCTCTCGAATTGCACGTTGAAAAATTGTCTGTGCATCAACAAACTTTTTTTGGACATAATAGACATCTCCTAAGCGAATCAGCGCCTCATCGTAATTTTGCGGGTCAATACTGCCTTGCAATAGGTTTACGTAGCTCCTAAAATGATTTTCTGATTTTTCGTATTGTTGTGTATTGAATAAAGAATAACCCAACCCATAATGGGTTTTGGCTGTAATCGGATTGCGTGAATCTGGACGCTGGGCAAGTACTTGTTCATACGCACGAATTGCCTCCGGCAATTTTTCTTGAGCTGCAAAATTTTCACCTTTCCAGAAATGAGTTTCCATAACCAATCCTTTATCTATCGGCTCTTTCAAAGATTTATCA encodes:
- a CDS encoding tetratricopeptide repeat protein, which produces MKFSVLFLLTVILCTKGFSQSGLYQRSSTKLFDDSFELMDKHLFSAAGYSFKELSSDGTPGEIQLHGNFNQAIAALKIEQPNASDGVYIFIRKNPNHPLANDAAHILGDFFFDKRNYREAIPAYNKVNVSKVSYEQGSEVLFKKAYAYFQLRDYQNALLNFNAVKSHNSSYSPDAFYYAGFIALEQKKYDQAIRDLKEADKSNFYANKVPALLSAIFYRQGYFDELIAYAEPALQNRSNLESRELIHLYLAEAYFEKKSFDKAAANYDAFVNAQKSDLNRTQVYRAGISQYEIRNYQRATDYLKISAVGDDQLAQISSYYLGHAYIKLNNPQFASNSFSAAYKSNADIQVKEDALVNFAKVNLERGNFQEAVNALDNYLDTFPNGTYRSEAEGLLTDALINTSNYLRAIDQLEKMSKKSDRLRGAYQKITFYQGIVYYRDRRHDLANTLFDKSLKEPIDKGLVMETHFWKGENFAAQEKLPEAIRAYEQVLAQRPDSRNPITAKTHYGLGYSLFNTQQYEKSENHFRSYVNLLQGSIDPQNYDEALIRLGDVYYVQKKFVDAQTIFQRAIREQNDFIDYAYFRSGVVFNFQNRNNEAIVELTTLINNFSNSLYLEDAIYQKSQILMEMTNYAEASDGFTRLIGTRPSSPFIPFALEGRAIANFSMQNFNATIEDYKRILDNHPNASNAEAALVGLQETLAMQNRSGEFSQYLSKYRSANPDNKSVQSLEYEAAKNLYFSNDSEQAITAFNMYLRNYPQSSNKPEALFFIGDAQMKLGRKNDALETFYRLEKEQASPQRIRAIQRIASLEMENGQVEKALPFYRESLSNARNQVEEYESLKGMMEAYYLLNRMDETLEVADRIINLGAVVPDAIPQALLLKAKALLKTNKKGQAEGVFENLVKEYKTIHGAEGLFLWAEGKSKDGQHAASNELIFDYSNAFSSYDYWFGRSFILIAENYQKLGEAFQAKATLQSIIENAVNEEVKRMARERLNQLN